From the genome of Topomyia yanbarensis strain Yona2022 unplaced genomic scaffold, ASM3024719v1 HiC_scaffold_12, whole genome shotgun sequence, one region includes:
- the LOC131694644 gene encoding histone H4-like, which yields MTGRGKGGKGLGKGGAKRHRKVLRDNIQGITKPAIRRLARRGGVKRISGLIYEETRGVLKIFLENVIRDAVTYTEHAKRKTVTAMDVVYALKRQGRTLYGFGG from the coding sequence ATGACTGGCCGTGGCAAAGGAGGCAAAGGGCTCGGCAAGGGAGGCGCTAAGCGGCACCGCAAGGTGCTTCGTGACAATATCCAGGGCATCACCAAACCCGCCATTCGTCGTCTGGCTCGACGTGGAGGAGTGAAGCGAATCTCCGGTTTGATATACGAGGAAACCCGTGGTGTGCTGAAGATTTTTCTGGAAAACGTTATCCGGGACGCTGTGACGTACACTGAACATGCCAAACGGAAGACCGTCACTGCGATGGATGTCGTCTATGCGCTTAAACGCCAGGGACGCACATTGTacggttttggtggttaa
- the LOC131694706 gene encoding histone H2A-beta, sperm-like gives MSARGKGGKVKGKPKSRSVRAGLQFPVGRIHRLLRKGNYAERVGAGAPVYLAAVMEYLAAEVLELAGNAARDNKKTRIIPRHLQRINFRAIVFQGKCYHVSISPDKADFGNPKLLKQWQQ, from the exons ATGTCTGCACGCGGTAAAGGAGGAAAAGTGAAGGGAAAGCCAAAATCCCGCTCAGTTCGTGCCGGTCTCCAGTTCCCTGTTGGCCGAATTCACCGTCTGCTGAGGAAGGGAAATTATGCTGAACGTGTCGGTGCCGGAGCACCCGTCTACTTGGCAGCTGTAATGGAATATCTTGCCGCCGAAGTACTGGAGCTGGCAGGAAACGCTGCCCGCGATAACAAAAAGACCAGAATCATCCCCCGTCAtctgca gaGAATCAATTTCCGGGCAATCGTTTTCCAGGGAAAATGCTACCATGTCAGCATTAGTCCGGATAAAGCAGATTTCGGCAATCCCAAGCTACTAAAACAGTGGCAACAGTGA